The Streptomyces sp. Mut1 genome window below encodes:
- a CDS encoding dynamin family protein, with protein sequence MDVRPQLIDALSALRDRVAAVRLPLPLPGAPRARQTRTELLAQLDDYLLPRLKDPEAPLLAVIGGSTGAGKSTLVNSLVGRRVSEAGVLRPTTRTPVLVCHPDDQHWFAGVRVLPQLTRVWLSPDEYADPGQCDDLDGPDGHAAERGTALRVETAMGLPRGLALLDAPDIDSLVVRNRVLAAELICAADIWVMVTTASRYADAVPWHLLRTAKEYNASLVTVLDRVPHQVIAEVSRQYGALLTKAGLGEVPRFTIPELPESAGGGRGLLPTTAVAPLRAWLTHRAQDPAARQQAVGRTAAGVIDSLDVRMPALAGAVAAQYAAAVRLTGVVEDAYGKEGARVRRRVKNGGALAGDARTRWRGYPLYSTSEEVLDALVESLAALLECAVAAADEQIRTTWRREPAAAAFAFEAAGREEGGWGPAEDIRGRIAMTVRRWRRILEELAEEELRLMERNTAPDPETVATLLAAALLGGRRARTAGEQLAERIGAQGALRLRDKGGALLTTYLDHVLNGERDRRLAPLDALDVAPEPQAELIAALSLLQKERWQR encoded by the coding sequence TTGGACGTACGGCCTCAGCTCATCGACGCACTCTCCGCCCTGCGCGACCGTGTCGCTGCCGTGCGTCTCCCACTTCCGCTCCCCGGGGCCCCCCGCGCCAGGCAGACCAGGACCGAGCTGCTCGCCCAGCTCGACGACTACCTGCTGCCCAGGCTGAAGGATCCCGAGGCGCCCCTGCTCGCCGTCATCGGCGGATCGACCGGCGCCGGCAAGTCGACGCTCGTCAACTCCCTCGTGGGGCGCCGGGTCAGCGAGGCGGGGGTGCTGCGCCCGACCACGCGTACGCCCGTCCTCGTCTGCCACCCCGACGACCAGCACTGGTTCGCGGGCGTACGGGTGCTGCCGCAGCTCACCCGGGTCTGGCTGTCGCCCGACGAGTACGCCGACCCCGGCCAGTGCGACGACCTCGACGGACCCGACGGGCACGCGGCCGAGAGGGGCACCGCGCTGCGCGTCGAGACGGCCATGGGCCTGCCGCGCGGCCTCGCCCTGCTGGACGCCCCCGACATCGACTCCCTCGTCGTACGCAACCGCGTCCTGGCCGCCGAACTGATCTGCGCCGCCGACATCTGGGTGATGGTCACCACAGCGTCCCGGTACGCCGACGCCGTCCCCTGGCACCTGCTGCGCACGGCCAAGGAGTACAACGCCTCGCTCGTCACCGTCCTGGACCGGGTCCCGCACCAGGTGATCGCCGAGGTCTCCCGGCAGTACGGCGCCCTTCTCACCAAGGCCGGCCTCGGCGAGGTGCCGCGCTTCACCATCCCCGAACTGCCCGAATCGGCCGGCGGCGGCAGGGGACTGCTGCCCACCACCGCCGTCGCCCCGCTGCGCGCCTGGCTCACCCACCGGGCCCAGGACCCGGCCGCCCGTCAGCAGGCGGTCGGCCGGACCGCCGCCGGGGTCATCGACTCCCTGGACGTCCGGATGCCCGCACTCGCCGGCGCCGTCGCCGCGCAGTACGCGGCAGCCGTGCGGCTGACCGGTGTGGTGGAGGACGCGTACGGGAAGGAGGGCGCCCGGGTGCGGCGCAGGGTGAAGAACGGCGGCGCGCTCGCCGGCGACGCCCGCACCCGGTGGCGCGGCTACCCGCTGTACAGCACCTCGGAGGAAGTGCTCGACGCGCTGGTGGAGAGCCTGGCCGCGCTCCTGGAGTGCGCCGTCGCCGCCGCCGACGAGCAGATCCGCACCACCTGGCGGCGGGAACCGGCCGCGGCGGCGTTCGCCTTCGAGGCGGCGGGCCGGGAGGAAGGCGGATGGGGTCCGGCCGAGGACATCCGGGGCCGGATCGCCATGACCGTACGACGCTGGCGCCGGATTCTGGAGGAACTGGCCGAGGAAGAGCTGCGCCTGATGGAGCGCAACACCGCCCCGGACCCCGAGACCGTCGCCACCCTGCTGGCCGCCGCCCTGCTCGGCGGACGCCGGGCCCGGACCGCGGGTGAGCAGCTCGCCGAACGGATCGGGGCGCAGGGCGCGCTGCGGCTGCGCGACAAGGGCGGCGCGCTGCTCACCACCTATCTCGACCATGTGCTGAACGGTGAACGCGACCGGCGGCTCGCGCCCCTGGACGCCCTCGACGTGGCCCCCGAACCGCAGGCCGAACTGATCGCCGCACTGTCCCTACTGCAGAAGGAGAGGTGGCAGCGATGA
- a CDS encoding anthrone oxygenase family protein, which translates to MASLFLTLAVLMNGLYAGFLLTFLIAVMPGLAALPDEGFTAAMRRINEKVPGPAFLLLFLGAVAFPVVAVFTQAGEESWWLLIGASACAVASHLVTIAGNIPLNNALAGSEGDDDTAARTAFESRWNTLHYVRTALSLLAFVLLAVAAT; encoded by the coding sequence ATGGCCTCTCTGTTCCTGACCCTCGCCGTGCTCATGAACGGCCTCTACGCGGGCTTTCTGCTCACGTTCCTCATCGCGGTGATGCCCGGCCTGGCCGCACTCCCGGACGAGGGTTTCACCGCGGCGATGCGCCGTATCAACGAGAAGGTCCCCGGACCCGCCTTCCTCCTGCTCTTCCTCGGCGCGGTCGCGTTCCCGGTGGTCGCGGTGTTCACACAGGCCGGCGAGGAGTCCTGGTGGCTGCTGATCGGCGCTTCGGCCTGCGCCGTCGCCTCCCACCTGGTCACGATCGCCGGCAACATCCCGCTGAACAACGCGCTCGCCGGCTCCGAGGGCGACGACGACACCGCGGCCCGCACGGCGTTCGAATCCCGCTGGAACACCCTCCACTACGTCCGGACCGCTCTCTCGCTCCTGGCGTTCGTCCTGCTGGCGGTCGCCGCGACCTGA